ATTCCGGTttagcgacagtaagcttgtctacattttccatacaatttccaaaataaatactggaaatttaaaaaaaaaacatggaaatacacacgacatcaacacaaaatagcacagCACCAGAATGACTGCGGAAGTTGTCCAGAGTGGTGTGGCATTGttcctgttcatttatggttACAGTTTCCAAATGTCTGGTGAGTcgtgtaaaatatattgtattgtcatttgatactgtaattgtttattaattatttaagttcattctaaagccctcaacagacggtaggtttttgttgtatacaacaccaattaaatttaagatgtacagccaaatgttatcgtgtgtacgatgctattctttaatttcgtaaatctttcttgacttacagattaggacatgttctattttgaaagttttgccttagttacgtaccacccacgttgacaagcaacaaattggtataattagttgataagaggcaagtgaatgaaattccagaaacaatcgctcaaaaagtaaatacaaatctgaatataaaatgagaaaaccaacatagtgcctttccgaccagcatctgcgcagtcttgttcatgctgttcgctatgaaacggtttctctaattgcaataggctttgaaagcaaacatcattgatcctgaccagactgcgtggatgcacaggctggtattgatccatgctggtcgcaaagccactatgttggttttctcatggcctggctcatttgtgtcatgcttAATCAAATTCAtggaatattattttttattaataatgattacattcttttcagtacctgttgcactatgtttactaggtaaagctCTGTTATTTAtatgggagtggaatactgtctgaatgtgaaagatgtacaattttaaaattgtacatctttgagataattagtgttgtacaactagaacttaaCGTCTGCTGAGGCCTTAAGGTTCTTTATCTTTTCTGGAGTAATGGACCACTGTGCTTAAATATGatttatcatgatgatttatgaataaattaataaagacctagtatacataattttaaaatatttaataagtaatcaagttagtattctgtaacaatgcgaattgtattgattgtcaattttcagaaccagatatgattatgtctattttcagaaccagatatgagcAAGTACAGTTATAGAAATGTCTTGGTAGAACAGATACTAAGGAAATTATAAAGAACAGAACATACCACATTTCCCCTTCTTAAAACTGGTAAAGTCCTGGTAGAGCGATGCAGTCCCAGTGAGAGTTCGTGATGAGGTGTCAACTGTAAATGTGTGGTCGTTAAATGATGTGCAGTCAGACTGAtaagtaacattaatttataaatcagttctgagagaaatttttgctgagctttgtgcaggatactcttaaaaaatacatgaaccagaattttatattatatgtacaatgtcagatgtactccagacttcacacatatgttgatgtttatacatatgtggtgattaatttgtcaagtgaagaaaTTTTAGGAATAATGTTAGTTGGTGACAGAACAGAAGTACACAGTCAAGTACAGAAGTGGACAACACTGAGTTTAGGATACAGAAAAAATCCGGTGACTCTGGCGAAACAACATACATAGAAAgattatactagtaaaatgaaaacttttagtgtATGGAATAGTTTGGAATCAGGTTTACCATTGACAGAAGAGACAGTATTTACAGATTGGTCTACACTTATCCTTATAAATTCTTTGTTATTCTGTTTTGCAGTACACACAAGCTGCCGCAACAGATCCTTCGATCGATTTTGTAATGTTTGATACTTTTGGCGTCGCAGAAGACGTCTCATGTGGATTTAATGTCGATGACGTGGTGTCCGTCATAACAGGACATGTGAGACCAGGATATACCGTAAGTATTGGCAAAACATAAACAATATGGATTTATATATGAATGATAAGCTTTTAAGTAAAGtatgtaattaaaatgatttcagCGTTCTTTTAATAGGTCTTTCGAGGGAAAGATACCAAAGGACAATAAGCATGTTCAGTACCCTTAAAGAGTTGCTCTTAGGGAATATGCTTGTTGAACGATTCGCCTGACTGGTTTTAATAAGAgtaaatttgcgaaaataaaaagcaatttcagaaatccaaatatacagaaagatgaattgaaatggtcatcctcagatcttcgtttagacgATCTTGTGCTCTAGTCAGATTTGCCGGTCACTTATACGCTTATATCTTTGAATGTAATGCTTCAATAACttttacattatgaacagtgtGTAGATAAGAAAGTAAAATAAGTTTGAACTTAGTGCaaaaaatatcgttctctttttttcatttataggATTTGAAtcttaaaatgtgttgtttttttttcgtaaatgAACAGATTTTGCCACTTTTTCaaactggaattcatatatttgaaacttccgtaaagtgatgacatcatatttttacagatatttaacattttaatttaaaaaacaacaacccgGTCTAGATTAAATAAAAAACCTCTTGACTTGATAAGAACCGATACAAACCAATTTTCTGCTCTTATATGTTtgctaacacattggtttatatgTGACTTGAAACGATTTGAGTATTGTTTAAGTACTTAATGAGACTTTGcattaaaatgtaggctagaacaTATCATAGTGCCCGAAGTCCGTGCATGTATAGTGGTGGAAATGCACAATGATTCCACAAACAATACCATTGAAGGCAATGTCATTTGCCAAAGCTTCCGACCTAGGGCAATGAGAAACGCTTAGTATCAGTGTACAAATAACCAACACTGGAATCCTGACTAGGGAAAGCAGTTACTCTAGACTTGTTCATCGATCATGTATGGAGCTTAGGGTACACATTTATCATTCAGGTTCTCAGGGCTTTactgattttaattttatgtacatGACAGAGTTTACTGTTCAACCCTTTTAACCACTGTAAACAGTTCAAGGACCTAAACTGCTCAGGACTAACATGAGACATACTATCAATTACCAAGGACAAATCGAATAAGCTTGTTTGATCCAGAagtatttatctattttaaaggGTAGTTTGGtacattttgtgcgcatgcgcgaatgatTTCGGTGTGTTCAAAAAAGTTTAagtgtgttgaattttacttatttcttgcttGCTTTCCAAGAGAATCTCAATAATCAACGTCTAAATGGAAAAGCTAGAAGGAAACTATTGCTGaggctttaaatctaagtttTATCGCGAgatttttaacgacattcaccGTTTCGTAAAGCGGTCGTTTTGTTTTGGCGCAATGCGGAAGTGTCGTCTTGATGCAGTTTTTTTGGCTGAAAAGTGAATTGGACCACTTGTCAAGGCAGCTTAAACGTTGCAATAAATGTAATCATCAGCTGCATCTTCACAACACCCTCAAGAAAACGACATTTGGTCAAAAATTAAAAGCAGTCAGTCCGAGCAGTGGGTACCGATTCCCCTCCAGGAGCCACCCGACCGGGTTCCCGAGGCGACGGCCTTGTGGGACGGACGACGGGATAGGCGATTCCGGTttagcgacagtaagcttgtctacattttccatacaatttccaaaataaatacgggaaaatttaaaaaaaaaacagggaaatACACAcgacatcaacacaaaatagcacagCACCAGAATGACTGCGGAAGTTGTCCAGAGTGGTGTGGCATTGttcctgttcatttatggttACAGTTTCCAAATGTCTGGTGAGTcgtgtaaaatatattgtattgtcatttgatactgtaattgtttattaattatttaagttCATttctaaagccctcaacagacggtaggtttttgtgtatacaacaccaattaaatttaagatgtacagcctAAATGtatcgtgtgtacgatgctattctttaatttcgtaaatctttcttgacttacagattaggacatgttctattttgaaagttttgccttagttacgtaccacccacgttgacatgCAACAAATTGgtataattagttgataagaggcaagtgaatgaaattccagaaacaatcgctcaaaaagtaaatacaaatctgaatataaaatgagaaaaccaacatagtgcctttccgaccagcatctgcgcagtcttgttcatgctgttcgctatgaaacggttttctctaattgcataggctttgaaagcaaacatcattgatcctgaccagactgcgtggatgcacaggctggtattgatccatgctggtcgcaaagccactatgttggttttctcatggcctggctcatttgtgtcatgcttAATCAAATTCAtggaatattattttttattaataatgttttacattcttttcagtacctgttGCACTTGTTTACTAGGTAAAGCTCTGTTATTTAtatgggagtggaatactgtctgaatgtgaaagatgtacaattttaaaaattgtacatcttgagataattagtgttgtacaactaaaAATTTAACGTCTGCTGAGGCCTTaaggttcttttatcttttctggagTAATGGACCACTGTGCTTAAATATGatttatcatgatgatttatgaataaattaataaagacctagtatacataattttaaaatatttaataagtaatcaagttagtattctgtaacaatgcgaattgtattgattgtcaattttcagaaccagatatgattatgtctattttcagaaccagatatgagcAGAGTACAGTTTTAGAAATGTCTTGGTAGAACAGATACTAAGGAAATTATAAAGAACAGAACATACCACATTTCCCCTTCTTAAAACTGGTAAAGTCCCTGGTAAGAGCGATGCAGTCCCAGTGAGAGTTCGTGATGAGGTGTCAACTGTAAATGTGTGGTCGTTAAATGATGTGCAGTCAGACTGAtaagtaacattaatttataaatcagttctgagagaaatttttgctgagctttgtgcaggatactcttaaaaaatacatgaccagaattttatattatatgtacaatgtcaaaatgtactccagacttcacacatattttgatgtttattcaTATGTGTgattaatttgtcaagtgaagaaaTTTTAGGAATAATGTTTAGTTGGTGACAGAACAGAAGTACAAAGTCAAGTACAGAAGTGGACAACACTGAGTTTAGGATACAGAAAAAATCCGGTGACTCTGGCGAAACAACATACATAGAAAgattatactagtaaaatgaaaacttttagtgtATGGAATAGTTTGGAATCAGGTTTACCATTGACAGAAGAGACAGTATTTACAGATTGGTCtacacttattttgatttgacttttacacAGTGATTCCTTCAGTAAACAGCTAGTGATCTGATagaattgtgttcattatatcatacaggttttgagtgaaatgtaaaattaatgtgtatttaaatcaatcaaaatttttcaaaattggatgttgaaactttacaactgtttagtatttcagtaatcagtAAGGGTttttgagtgatttcaataaaatacaaatgaaaaaaaaaaaaaaaaaaaaagaatcacttTCAGCCAAGATGTGCTATTGTAAATTAAACTAATTGGCGAAGGATTCTGCATGTTGTATCAAATAgctatatatgtattttgtagttctttggatgtatcttctatctatctcttttcaaaccaaattttatctcttaaatctattgaaattgcaatcaaaataaatatttcttttaaaaacaatatatttaacaattaaaaggtatattcaaTAAGCCAGTACTTTGATACTATTCTTAGTCAGTGgtatttatttttagacttgtcctattttttttattcagtttctggATCCCAATTTATTAGTTACAGTACACATTTTGGGATTCCAGCAATTTTCCACATCCCCATTACAAGgtagtattgatttttcattggtccagtggttaactaattttagcataaagtaaaactgttctattaatagattttcagaaaatctgtttgtgTATTTTTACATTAAAGTGGGATACCAAGTATAAaaaattcatgtaaaaatatacttttatttgatttgaacataaatgtttaatattatcctgaacaaattacaggttttctttgctttgtattagagaattttggtaaatttcattggtgaaaggtccaaggtacttttctcaaatagtcaattaacaaaaattttcaaatataatatcttgtgtagtgaatgaaaaagaaatttatttacttCAGCACTAGTCAGTTCTGAACTTACTTTGATAAGTATTTGGTCTACTacacactttatatatttttatggcCTGATTAGAAGTAGCCTGTTGGTTTAATTCATTATTTTAGTATAGTAAGAATTATTTGAGGTAGCTCAACACAACCTCTGGAAATTAGggtgatttattatcatatatgatataagataattttcattgagaGTCGTACATACCAAAAcatttttgagtgacaattagaaatatttaagattACTTGAGGTGGTTCActacctgttagaaatatttaaggttgttaaccatctgttagaaaatgataatacggTACGGTACTGGGACTTGTTTTAGTACTCTAAATGCAATTatcacaaaatgaaattttataggtgctgaattgaaggtcatttcctGGTTATTGTCATTGTGTTTATTAATCACCCGCCACAAgtaggggtggggtgggggggggggggttataggaatggtctctgtccatccttccgtcctgccgtaacattttgtgtccactctttatctcctaaaacccttgaacatgttgaaggattttcatgaaacttaggtcaaatgatcacctcatcaagacgatgtgcagaatccatgagtcagccatgtcggttcaaggtcaaggtcacaactcaaagtcaaatgtttgaaccttcaattttgtgtccgctctgtatctcctaaaccacttcaagtgtgctgttaacagacagcttttgtgatatatcaggagTACATAATTCCAGACAAGCTGGTCTGATAATACACAAAATCGAGTTATTCCAAGAGCTTGTGCTCATATACATTGCcattaaatctgatcaaaattgttatgaaaatgttcaagctagagcgttaaaattgtcaaatattgcaactttttGTATAACAGAGACAGATAACTCTGGACTTACTAGTCTGAAATGCCTGAAATCTAGCTCTTGCAAGACCCTATGGCCATACACATTGTCTATAAGTTTATtcaagatttctttaaataaaaaagatacagttgtaaaaaatggGTAAATAGGGGCACATTACTCTTGACATACTGGTCGGATCATCACCATAATGCAACACATTCCAGATTATGTAGCCATGCATATTGATTTTTCACTTTGGTGAAGATTGTTGTAGTAATATTTATGCTGAAggagtgttaacaatgctatataattcatacttaactttaaaaaagtgggtggggtaatattacatctgttttttatgatgaaatgtcgatgtaaatggtttggaactattttgttatttaaaattatgtttttcacacatgtttatattgtttaggcgtttttttttttaatgaaaatatttgttgttatagcTAATTTGCCAGCCAACCCCAATATTCTAAAATGTtggtactttcatgataaaatacagaatatctctctTACATGTTCGGTGACCCCCAATTTTGTccccttattttgaagcaattttgagacacaatgaatacaaaaaatatttcaaaaatcttaattgtagaaataaaggtaTGCGATctttaaaaaagtgggtggggtaattatattgccttgtgaaaatgaattacagtattatgtgaaaatcattaaaatttcatactgacttcatagtatattcaaactgaattgtaagaaatacaattattttacaactgataaagatagtttgtgttttgaaatgtaccccccaatttttccaggtttttcaaatttcacttttgtcttggcagtgtgtgtagaaaatggcCGATATAATGTAAAAGAGTTCGGTGACCcacccttttttgtttttatttgcaatagatactaaagatcttcaaacatgcaaagtatgaaaaaattcttaattgtagaacaaattggaCTGAAACGTATCCAACATCCTTAAGTTACGTAAGActaaattaatgacaaaatatacTACATTGTTCTAAACTGGACCCCGGTTTGCAATTTTCAAAGATTTCAGCATCTTTTTACAGTTTAAAGACGGGGAACACATTACATCTGATAATGAAAGATATTACATCACTGAACCAAGGAAAGAAGACCAGATTCACTGTGTTGTCTTCTTAGTGAGTGCATATGATGTGTACCAGGGATTTCTCAGCAAGGCGTACAAAGATAAATTAAAGGATTTGCAAAGGAAAGTTGATGATCTTGGTATGTACTTTCAGTAAAAATAGTGAATTTGATAAATGCTATTTCATTGTGTCAGGTTTTTAAACGTATACAACTTCCTTTACTCATTATTTATCTGCAAGTAACAGTTAAGCATGAATCAAAATTATTGGAAAATTGCATTAGACGTCTTAAATTCAACCAAATTGCAAAAGAGGACGTTTTTCGAAGTGGTGGTGAGCTTCATCTACTaagctttttaattattttatatataaaatcaacACGCCTGGCCTCTTATCAAATATTGCATAACAAGAGTTGTAAAACATATTCCCCCCACCTTTGCATGGCCTGCCGGAGGCAAGAAGGTATGTAGTTTCTTAACAAGAAAAcaaagctcgactattcgtattgttgtcccagaagcaagaatattacctaaatgttaaaatatctgtagAGTTTCAATCCACTATTTGCATTAGTTACACTTACATGTACAACTATAACCAAAAatcataatttggccaaaattctTGTCGGAGTTATGAGAGTTGATCCTGTGAGATTGGATTTtgacctaaaaatagaaacaaacgtTATATATATATCCTTAAATTACCTTGACCGAATAACCTTACAATCATAAAGGTAGCTTACTGGCTAGAAGTAGTCATCCTATGAAGAATGACAGCAACGTTTatagatcagaaaccgttttcagtcaCAATGTCACTTTGCCTTTGACTTACTAAACTCCAAAAAACAGTTCGGGTTATCTACCTTTGATGGATGACGACTGTTGGCCAGaacgttctttagttattgagtaGAAACCGTTTTTTATTCAGtttcaaggtcaatgtgacctg
The Mercenaria mercenaria strain notata unplaced genomic scaffold, MADL_Memer_1 contig_722, whole genome shotgun sequence genome window above contains:
- the LOC128554758 gene encoding interferon-induced protein 44-like → MFDTFGVAEDVSCGFNVDDVVSVITGHVRPGYTFKDGEHITSDNERYYITEPRKEDQIHCVVFLVSAYDVYQGFLSKAYKDKLKDLQRKVDDLEIPFLVVLTKCDLMRGDITEMFRRRDIHDATEKARKIFQVQENDVYPLKNYNTEIMLDPMVNIPVLLALEQILYHAYDYQDRHDRVN